One genomic region from Stutzerimonas decontaminans encodes:
- a CDS encoding fatty acid--CoA ligase, which yields MLQTRVIKPAANAYQYPLLIKRLLLSGVRYERTREIVYRDQLRYDYRTLNQRVARLANVLTAAGVKAGDTVAVMDWDSHRYLECMFAIPMIGAVVHTINVRLSPDQILYTMNHADDRFVLVNSEFVPLYQAIAGQLTTVQKTLLLTDGDVHDAGLPDCVGEYESLLAAAEPSYDFPDFDEDSVATTFYTTGTTGNPKGVYFTHRQLVLHTLAAAVTVGCRENPRLMGSDDVYMPITPMFHVHAWGLPYVATMLGLKQVYPGRYDPEYLIDLWRREQVTFSHCVPTIVQMLLNAKAAQGTDFKGWKITIGGSALTRGLYDQAKASGMNLIAAYGMSETCPLISGAHINDELLEADEDTRSTFHLKAGVPVVLVDAAIQAADGSFLPADGSSQGELVLRAPWLTQGYYNEPEKSEELWADGWLHTGDVAVIDEMANIEIRDRIKDVIKTGGEWLSSLTLEGLISRHEAVRDVAVVGVPDERWGERPFALVVLGEGRELSAADLQTFLEPAVVEGHINKWAIPQQIAVVSEIPKTSVGKLDKKRIRAEIAGWQKEGSDEQTSLS from the coding sequence ATGCTGCAGACCCGTGTCATCAAGCCCGCGGCGAACGCCTACCAGTATCCCCTGCTGATCAAGCGCCTGCTGCTCTCCGGCGTGCGTTACGAGCGCACCCGCGAGATCGTCTACCGTGACCAGCTGCGTTACGACTACCGCACCTTGAATCAACGTGTCGCGCGGTTGGCCAACGTGCTGACCGCAGCCGGCGTCAAGGCAGGCGACACCGTGGCGGTGATGGACTGGGACAGTCACCGATATCTGGAATGCATGTTCGCCATCCCGATGATCGGTGCCGTGGTGCATACCATCAACGTGCGGCTCTCGCCGGACCAGATCCTCTACACCATGAACCATGCCGACGACCGCTTCGTGCTGGTCAACAGTGAATTCGTGCCGTTGTATCAGGCGATTGCCGGGCAGCTGACAACCGTGCAGAAGACGCTGCTGCTCACCGATGGCGACGTGCACGACGCCGGCCTGCCGGATTGCGTCGGCGAGTACGAAAGTCTCCTGGCCGCCGCCGAGCCGAGCTACGACTTTCCCGATTTCGACGAGGACTCGGTTGCCACGACCTTCTACACCACCGGCACCACCGGCAACCCCAAGGGCGTCTACTTCACCCATCGTCAGCTGGTGCTGCATACCCTGGCTGCCGCAGTCACCGTCGGTTGCCGGGAGAATCCTCGGCTGATGGGCTCGGACGACGTCTACATGCCGATCACGCCGATGTTCCATGTGCATGCCTGGGGTTTGCCCTACGTCGCCACCATGCTCGGCCTCAAGCAGGTCTATCCCGGGCGTTACGATCCCGAGTACCTGATCGACCTATGGCGTCGTGAGCAGGTGACCTTCTCCCATTGCGTGCCGACCATCGTGCAGATGCTGCTCAATGCCAAAGCGGCCCAGGGCACCGATTTCAAGGGCTGGAAGATCACCATTGGCGGCAGTGCACTGACCCGCGGGTTGTATGACCAGGCCAAGGCGTCCGGTATGAACCTGATCGCCGCGTATGGCATGTCCGAGACCTGCCCGCTGATCTCCGGTGCGCACATCAATGATGAGTTGCTCGAAGCCGACGAGGATACCCGCAGCACTTTCCACCTCAAGGCCGGCGTGCCGGTGGTACTGGTCGATGCGGCGATCCAGGCGGCGGATGGCAGCTTCCTGCCGGCGGATGGAAGCTCCCAGGGCGAGCTGGTGCTGCGTGCACCCTGGCTGACCCAGGGCTATTACAACGAGCCGGAGAAGAGCGAAGAGCTGTGGGCTGATGGCTGGCTGCACACCGGCGACGTCGCGGTGATCGACGAGATGGCCAATATCGAGATCCGAGACCGCATCAAGGATGTGATCAAGACCGGCGGCGAGTGGCTGTCTTCACTGACCCTCGAAGGACTGATCAGTCGTCACGAAGCGGTGCGCGACGTAGCGGTTGTCGGCGTGCCGGACGAGCGCTGGGGTGAACGGCCCTTCGCGCTGGTGGTACTGGGCGAAGGTCGCGAACTGAGCGCTGCCGACTTGCAGACCTTCCTTGAGCCGGCGGTGGTCGAGGGGCATATCAACAAGTGGGCGATCCCGCAGCAGATCGCCGTGGTTAGCGAGATTCCCAAGACCAGCGTCGGCAAGCTCGATAAGAAGCGCAT